One Bacillus alveayuensis genomic window, ATCCAAGCAAGAAATTTTCGAACGTGTGAACGCTGAAATGCCATTAGAACCGATCCCGTCCAATTATTTTGGAGAAGTAGCCTCTCGTTATCGCTATCGCGGCACAAATGAGGAAATAGGCATTATTTCTTCCGTAACGGACTCTTTTTGTTCCACGTGCACAAGAGCTCGCCTCTCAGCGGACGGCAATCTTTACACCTGTTTATTTGCCTCGCAAGGGACAGATTTGCGGGCACAGCTCCGAAGCGGGGCAAAGGATGAAGAAATTAAGAATCTCATTCAAGATGTTTGGAACCGTCGAGCTGATCGTTACTCTGAAGAAAGATTTAACAATACAACGATGCCGAACAAAAAGAAGATAGAGATGTACTATATTGGAGGATAAAACAGAGCGGGGGAGAAAAGAACATATATTTCAGTTATTCGCTATGATAAACAACGAAATTGTCGGTCGACTGAAGGGACAAAAGAACGTATTTTTTCAACTAATGAAAGGCGCAGGATCATTTCAAAATATACAGGTGGTGATTGCATGTTATATATCCCGAATTCTTCCCCTATTCCATTTGAAGAAGCACAACGTCTTATTCTCTCTGCGATACGTCCCCTTCCGGTTATTACCATACCTCTGTCTAAAGCTCTTGGGTACTATCTAGCGGAAACGGTAAGGGCAGATCACGATGTCCCTATTTTTGACCGTTCCACTGTAGACGGTTACGCTCTGCGTGCGGAGGATGTGATCAATGCCAGCGCTTCTAACCCGGTAAAGCTGAAGGTTTTGGAAGATATTCCCACCGGGCATTTACCTCAACAAAAGATTACCCAAGGTACGGCCAGCCGAATTATGAGGGGAGCACCTATCCCCGAAGGTGCAAACGCAGTCGTTATGGTAGAGAAAACTGAGAATGCAGCGGAAGATAGCGAAAGCGTTTTGGTTTATCAATCGGTTAAAATTGGCGACGCTATTGCCAAAAAGGGTCAAGATGTTGAAGAAGAGAGGGATGTCCTCACAAAGGGGACGCTTTTAGGGCCAATTGAACTTGGGCTGCTTCGTTACATTCGGGATTGCATCTGTTCCGGTTTATGCGAAGCCTAAGGTTGTTATTCTTTCAACGGGAAGTGAATTATTGAACGTTGATGAGCCGATCGTCCTTGGAAAGCTCCGTGACAGTAACGGCGTAATGCTGGCCGGTCAAGTGAGTCAAGTAGGAGGCGAACCACAGTTTATTTCGGTATTGCCTAGGACAAAGTAGAAAAGCTGAAAAAAAGATGCTAGAGATTCTTCAGCAGGTGCACATTTTAGTTACAAGCGGTGGCGTGTCCATAGGCGAATATGACTACCTTGGAAAGGTATTTGAAAAAATTATTGCGAAAGTGATATTCTGGAAAACATTAGCTCGCCCTGGAATTCCAGTTTTGTGCGGAGTATGGCAGGATAAGTCGATTTTTGCTTTGTCAGGAAATCCCACTTCGTAATATGTCAATGCCCATCTTTATTTGCTGCCTGCCATACGCTATATGAGCGGTTCTAAAGATCCGCTGCCGAAACGGGTAATGGTGGTATGTGACGAGGCAATTGAAGGGAAGCAAATGCCTCACACCCGGTTTTTACGAGGATTAACGTACGTTTCTCAAACCGGTGAACTAAGAGTGAAAATATCAAAGAAACAAGCTTCTAATGTTCTGTCCAGCTTTCTAGAAAGCAATTGTCTCGTTAAAGTACCTGGGGAAAAAGATTTAATGCAGGTGAGAAAGTGGTAGTGTATTTGCTGGGAGCGGTTGAGGAATTGAGACAGTGACAATGAGTCTGGGGGAGAGATGGTTTGAAAAAGGTTGGGGCAATTATTTTAGCAGCAGGAATGTCAAAACGGATGGGAAAACCAAAGCTGTTATTATCTCTAGGTGGGAAGCCATTATTTCGCTACTCTGTGAACACCGTTGCCGCAGTTGGCTTAAAACCAATTGTTTTGGTCGGAGGCAAACATATTGAAGAGCTGCGCAAACACACATCTGATTTAACAGAAATAGAAATCATTGAGAATCGGGAATATGAATCCGGCATGGCTTCCTCTCTTAAAGCAGGGATTCAGGCTTTAAAGGGACGAACGGATGCAGTCTTCGTATTTTTGGCAGACCAGCCCTTTGTACCTCCAATAGTTATAACGAAATTATTAGAATCATATGATCAATATCGAAAAGAAGGTGTCCGCATTTTCCGCCCTAAGTATAATAATGTACTTGGACACCCTGTATTGTTTGATGCTGAATTATTTGATGAATTTGAGCAAATTCAAGGTGATGAGGGAGGAAAATCAATTCTCCAAAAACATCATTCCAGCTTAATGGCTGTACCGTTTGAAAATTCAGAATGGGGATTCGATATTGACACCACAGAGGATCTGCTCAAACTAAAAAGAAGGACAGCTTTTGTGACACAATGTAGGACTCCATCCGAATAATAAAATGTCTTTTATGTTATTTAACTGTTAATCAAAACGTGACTCAAATAAAGCTCTTTTTAGTTGTTAATTTGGCAAATGAATGGTTGCTTTCGCAGTAAATAGAATAAATGAAGGGAGAGAAAGAAATGGAAAGAAGAAGCAATAGTGTTTATTCAACAATTTGGTGCAATTATACAAGATGTAACCTTTACAAAAAAGTCCTATTCTGCTTTAACCCTGTCAAGTAGATAATGAAAAAAGATTTTATTAAGCTGCGGTTTTTTCACGGTATTCAATCGGAGAAAGGCCGTAGAATTTTTCTTGGAATCGATCTTAATCCTCCTATATGCTTGATCGATTGTTTTAGGACGCACTAAATTCAATTAGTGAGAAGAAACTCTCCAATACAGGCATTATCAAGGCAGTTTCCTGCTCCGGGAATGGCTTCCTTGAATATTTAGCTCCTTTACTTGTTTATCATACTCCTTAGTTGGGGCGATGTACGAAATTACGTCAAAAGGATTGATGAAGTGATTTACACCCCGCATTTATTTGAACAGATTTTTATATTATGGATGATGAGTGGTTTGTCGACCTCTAGTTCTACTCATCATTTTACAAATTTATTGTTTCTTTAACTTAAAAATTTCTAATTCCGTTTCAGTTATTTTATGTGTATTAAACTGAAGTCTATCTTTTATTTCAGAAAGTTGGGTTTGAACTTCAGTGTGATACTCAGATAACTTCCCGGTTTGTTCATAGATGATTTGCTGTTTTTCTTCAATTCGTGAAGTTGTTTCCTTTAGCTCTTGAATAATATTTTCCAAGTTACTTAGACGTTGATTGGCTTTTTGCTGCCCATTTTCCAAAATGCTTAAACGTTGATTGGCTTCTTGCTGCCCATTTTCCAAAATGCTTAAACGTTCATTGGCTTTTTGTTGTTCATCCTTGATCCCTCTTAACTCTATTAAAATTTGTTCAAGTATTTTTTCATTCACAAAGATCACCCTTTCGATCAATTTAGTATACTCGAAAGTAGTTCATATCAATATTCATTATAGAATATGTCTGAAATATACTCAATTGAATTAACTAATATAAGTAACAAGAAGCGTTCGGAAAATCAGACTTTGGAGAATACATAGTTGGCGGATATATATCGAGTTCATTCAATCCTTTACGTCCGTCTCCTGGTATCTGTATTTAAGTAATGAGAAAATTCGCAGCGAATAATAAAATGACCTAGGAAACCTATTTTTAAGGGTGCTGCAAATTCTAGAACATTTATGATAGAATAATAGAAAATGACTTCTGTTCGGTGCCTAGCACACACCAAAGGATCTTGTAGATTGTTAGAAGAATAGGGAAAGAGGACCAATGATATCACCAAAAATCTCTTGGCTTTCTTTCTATTTTTATTTCCGAAAGATGAAAAAGCGATAAAAAAGCTAACTAAAAATGATAAAGTATTCGGAAGACTTTGTAACCCATTAGAAGCAAGAGACGCGAAATTTGGTGATTTAGCAGGAATTTACGGCTATGACATTTACCATCAGGGAATAAACTGAACGCGAGAAAATTTCTATAATCAACTTAAAGGGGATATGAAAGCAAATAAAATTAAACCTCCCAAACAAAGAAAATAACATAAAGACGAAAACAAATCTTTCAACGATAATGATTACGATTCTCAACTACCTGCCGCTTCCTCACGAAACTGACCGTTTACGTACTGTGTTTTACATCCAAGATTCTTCTTGTGGAGTTCACATCGAATAAATCTTAATTTTACAATACTAGTGCTAGTCATGTATAATATATAAAGAGAATCCGTATAATCAAAAGTAATACCGAAGATGCTGCAACATCTTCGGCCATGCAATAGACGGTTCCCTGCAAGGGGGATCGGCACAACAGGAAGGAAATAATCCACCCAACGTCCGTCAACTCAAGGGTGGATTATTTCTTTTGATTGTAAGACAGTATTGAAACGATTAAGCTTGTAAATGCTATTGCAAACATTAACGCTTCAAATACCGTCATCGGCATCACCCCTTCTCTAAGGGGTATAATGCCGTCCACCCTTGAGTTTCCCGCACTATTGCTTTTATATTATATCATAGATTATGGAATAAAATTTAACGCATTCATAGAAAAAAGAGTAGGACTGTGCACTGTCACACCCTAAACTTTGTCCATGGATTGGAATACAGTAAACTTCCGCCATCCACGATCTTCATAATCCTCAACTACCCGCTATACCTGAACGAAACTGACCGTTTTCACACAGATTAAGAACACATTTTCTGGAATCTGCATCATGAATTCCAAGGGATTCTTTTTATTAACAACCATATCAAGTTAAACGTATGCCTTGTTTGCAATCATCAGATGAAGCCGTAGCTTGAATATGTTATTATTTAAGAGAAAGGCGGAAGATTGGAAATAGGTGATTGGTTTGACAAATACAAAGAATCGATCATGTTGTCGTATCATAACGCATTTCGTCTATTGCTGCACTTAAAAAATGTGATTTCGCATCTCAACAATTGACAAATGAAGACGAATAAATGAAGAAGTGTTTAGGGATTCGATTGTGAAAAAATATGAGATTTTAGAAGATCAACTTTGGAAGCTTTTATCAAAAATTTTTAAGTCATCCGGACCTGAACTAAAAAGTCCGCGGGAATGTTATCGTCAAGCTTTTAAGGAAGGGTGGATTGAAAATATTGATGTATGGAACGATATGTTGAGTTCGCGAAATGCAACTACACATGTGTATAACCAAGAAGATTATGAGGAATTAAAAAATAAAATCGTAAATGAATATTTTCATCAAATCGAAGCGTTGCTAAAAAAATAAAAGAAGAAATGATTGATAGCGATGTATGGAATTAATAAAAAAGTATTTGAATCGTATTAAAAAGATATGCTCCAGGACTTTTAACAGGTATTTTATTAAATATTCCTATTAACAGTTTCATTCTTTATCAATTTTTTCAAAGGAACGAATTAACATTTAAAGAATTAACTTTATCAATACTCATAGTAGGAGGGGCATTATTAAGTTTTATCCCTGTTTTATTCAAAATAGGAAAACTGTTACCAAATTAGAATAAGCACCTAGTATACCCCGAAGTATGTCAAAGGATGTTAGAATATGAGAAAAAGAGAGTCCGTATTTCTAAATAAATCAATGGACTCTCTTTTGTTAGTATCTTGATTTTTCCTCTAAACTACTCTTTTTTGAATTTCAGTCAAAGTGGTTCGAAGGGGCGTTAGCCGACATACTTTTGCAAAATTCGGTCGATGGAAAAACCGTAAGCTTCTCCAAACAAATTGAGATGAACAAGCAAATAATATAATTGATATAGTTCTTTTCTTTCCTTATATTCTGGTGATAGCGGTTGAATATCATTATAGGCATCATAAAATAATGGTGGAAATCCACCAAATAATTCTGTAAAGGCGATTTCAAATTCATAATGGCCATAAAACACAGACGGATCAATAAGGTAAGGGATTCCTTTATCACCGACGATCCAATTCCCTCCCCAAAGGTCGCCATGCAGTAAAGAAGGGCGACATAGCTTCGGAAGCCAGCGGTCTAGGGAAACTAACAATTTATCTAGTTTTTGTCGTCGGACTATTGGCATTTTACTTTGCTGTTCGGCTAATTGAATTTGGGGGAGGAGGCGGCAGTTTACAAAATAATCTATCCAATTTTCATATAATCCATTTGCTTGTGGCAGCCGACCGATATAATTGTCATGTGCTAAACCAAAATGCTGCCCATAACATTGGTGGAGTTTAGCAACTGCTTGTCCAAGCCACATTGATGTTTGGTTTGTTTTTTCTCCTTCAATCCATTCAAGCAGCAACAAGCCATATGCCCCGCTTTTTTCTTCCATGACGTAATAGACTTTTGGAACTTTCACGACATTCGTTTTTTGAAGCAATTCAAGACCAACGGCTTCACTTTTGAAAAAGCGCGGAGGGTTGTTTTCGTTTACTTTGACAAAATACGGCCGCTTTTCACTTTTTACATAGTATGCTGAATTTATATCTCCCCCAGTTATGCGTTTGCAATCGATGATAGCTGTATCGTCACCAATTTCGTTCAGCACTTTTGGTAAAGTGGCTACAATGTCCATGTTTTCATTCCTCCACTTTTAATTGTTCATCTATTTCCCTTAAAACATCACCAATTTTTCGGTGATGAATAACGACATCTGCCCATTCATCCAATTCCGTCGGTTCCATATTGATTATGACGAACTTGGAACCATTTCGTTTTGCCAAAAGCGGCAGCTGATTGGCAGGAGATACTTGTAATGAAGAGCCTAAAACGATCAACAATTCCGCTTTTTGTGCTACTGACCATGCTTGCTCGATCGCATCGGTTGGCAGCGATTCCCCAAATAAGACAACGGATGGCCGCAAAAAACCGCCACACGTACAATGAAATTGTTCATGTATGTATAAATCGCTATCGTACACTTGATGACAACGTTGACAATGTATCGTTCTTAACGATCCGTGAAGCTCGATCACGTTTTCACTTCCTGCTTGCTTGTGAAATCCGTCTACATTTTGCGTAACGATGTTTTGAACGATTCCTCGTTTTTGCCACTTCGCTAGAATCATATGTCCTAGATGCGGTTTGCATTCGTGAAGCGTACGAATCCGATACTGATAAAAGGAAATAAAATCGTCCCGATTGTGCTTAAGTGCAAATGTACTTGCTAGCTGTTGAGGATTTTTCTTGCTCCATAGTCCAGCCTTAGCCGAACGAAAATCAGGAAGTCCGCTTTCTGTAGACATGCCAGCTCCTGTTAGCACCACCGTATATTGAGACACCTTTAACCATTTCGTTAACATGTTTCCACCTTCCTCACGTGTTTCCAAAGTGAATGGGGATTTTTTATAGAATAACATAGGTCTGTTCATGAACCAATTGGATGTTGTGAAATCTATTGAAGCAAAAGAGAAGTTTCACCGATGACAAATATTACTTTCCATGGATACTTCGCTGGCCATTAGGAAGTTGTAGAATTTTGGAAAAAACATATGGAATTTGTAGTATAATAAAAAAATGAATGATCGTGGATGAGGAGTGAAAGATATGATAAAGGTTGTAAATGGGGATATTACTACACTTCAAAATGTTTCTTATATTTGTAACGCAGCAAATGGAATCGGTCCGATGGGAGGGGGAGTAGCCGCTGCGATTCGAAAAGCGGGCGGTCGAGAAATTGAAGAAGAAGCAATCAGCGTTTGCAAAGAACAAAATCCAATGCCTGGCAACCTTTATGTCACAAATGCAGGAGCCCTTCCATTCAAAGGGATTATTCATTTAGTGACAATGAAAGAACCTGCTGGGAAAACCTCTTATGATATTGTCAAAAAGTGCTTGCAACATTTAGTTCTCTACTGCCAAGAAAACGGGATTCATAAGGTAGCACTCCCAGCTTTAGGAACCGGAGTAGGAAAATTAAATAAAGAACAAGTTGCTGTGATTTATAAAGAAATTTTAGAGCCGGTGAATGACATTGAATTTCTAGTCGTGGATATCGATCAAGAATTTATTCAAAGTTTTAATAAATGCTGATGTGCATAGAATTGAAGATTAAAGAAGATATTTTCGGTTGTTGTGAAAAAATCAAAACTAAGCATTTGTTACTTGTTTTGCTTATGATCCCTTGGACAGCAAATCGGGTTATTGTTCAATTAACAGAAAACGTTTAAAACATGTTCAGGACATTTTTAACTCGTTTCATTTCTTTTTTGTTATCAAACAATTCTTCCACGAGAATTTTTTGACCGTTTGCTACATCCGTGATTTGTTTGTCCATCTGCTCGATCTTTTTTTCGACTTTCTCAAATCGTTGATTAATTTGTACAAGCTGTTGATCAATTTGTTCAAAACGATGATCAATTTGCTCAAAACGACGGTCGATTTGTTCGAAGCGAAGATTCGTTTCTTTTGTATGATTTTTTAGCTGATCTGCCAGTTCTTTAATTGCTTGTAAAATCATTTCATTTGAAATATTTGACATGGGTATGCCCCTTTCTTCATTTTATAATTCGCTATCATTATAACATCAAAACATGTGCTTAGCACGTTCTAATTCGACGGAATACGATAAAAAAATAGGAGAAAAAGCCGATTATCGTAAACATATCATTTCTTTTCAAACTATTGATTTTCCTCTTTATTCCTCTAAAAAAAGAAGTCAAATTTATCTCAAAAATACTTTTTACTTTCACCTAAGCAGCCTTTTTTAAAAATATGTTGACTTATGAGTCGAATTTTCTATATAATGGTATTGACTGATCAGTCAACTATTATGATCCGTCCCAAAGGAGGGAAAGTATGAAAATTGTTGATCTTAAAAATTTGACTAAGAGTTATAAAAAGAATCGGGGAATTGTAAACCTTACATTTTCCATTGAAGAAGGGGAAATTTTTGGTTTTATCGGTCCAAATGGAGCAGGAAAAAGTACAACGATTCGAACGCTTTTAAATTTCATTTATCCGACTAGCGGAAGTGCAACAATTTTTGGAAAGGATATTGTCAAACACTCAAAAGAAATTAGACAACACGTGGGCTATTTGCCGTCTGAGATCCATTATTACGATGATATGAAGGTAATCGATTTATTAAAATACTCAGCTCACTTCTATAAAAAATTTGATGCAAAAAGAATGAATGACTTGGCGGAACGGCTTAATCTAGACCTTAATCGAAAAATTGAGGATCTTTCATTTGGAAACCGAAAAAAGGTTGGAATTGTCCAGGCGCTTTTGCATGAGCCTAAACTCCTTATATTGGATGAGCCGACTAGCGGACTCGATCCACTAATGCAAAACATCTTCTTCGAGCTTCTAACAGAGGAAAGAGAGAACGGTACAACCATTATTTTCTCTTCCCATATTCTTTCTGAAGTGCAAAAGATGTGTGATCGGGTCGCCATTATTAAAGAAGGGGAGCTTGTAAAAGTAGAAACGATTGAAAATCTAACGAAGAACAATTTGAAAAATATTACCATAACATTTGAACAATCAGATCGAATTGATTTCTATCTAGAGGGGATTGTCAAAAAAGAAATAAACGGCAACGAAATGACGCTGCTTTACAGCGGGAAAATGAAGGACCTTCTAAATCAAATAAATACCTTGCCGGTTCAGGATCTATTAATCGAAGAGCCGACTCTCGAAGAAATATTTATTCATTATTATGAAAAGTGAGAGAGGGATCAAAAATGATTTTCAAAAGAGAGTTTAAGCGAAATTTAAAATCATTGATCATATGGAGCATCGTACTCACTGGTCTTATTTTATTGACATTAAGTATTTTTCCTCAATTTGCAGAGCAGCAAAAATCGATGGAAAAGCTGCTTGAGGTTTATCCGGATTCAATTAAAAAAGCGTTTGGCATGAATCAATTAAACATGGGAGACTTGCTTGGTTTTTACGGCGTCGAAATCTATATAATGACAACCCTTTTAGGAAGTATTTACGCAGCCATTCTTGCGTCTAATATCTTGGCAAAGGAAGAAAATGAAAAAACGATAGAATTTTTGCTTTCAAAGCCCATTACAAGAAGCCAAATTGTAACAGAAAAGCTTTTAGCCGTTTTCGTAAATGTATTGATTTTGAATGGGGTTTCGACGATTGCAAGCTTAATTGGATTTCAATTTGAAAAAGACCCTGATGTTCCGACAGAGCCATTTAGTTTACTGATCGTTGCAACAATTTTGCTTCATTTGACATTTGCTGCGATTTCATTTATGTTGTCATCAATCTTGAGAAAAACGAGAAGCATCCTTCCCATCTCACTTGGGATTGTCCTAGCTGCCTACTTTATGAATGTATTGGCAGGGATATCGGAAGACTTAGAATTCCTTAAATATTTTAGTCCGTTTAAATATGTGGATGCTGCCCAAATTATTCAAGATAACGAGCTTAAGTCCCTCTATATCTTTATTATGGCTTCCGTCATTTTAATTAGTATTATAACTTCTTATATTGTATACAGAAAGAAAGATTTGGCAGTGTGATATAAAAATAAGAGGTGTTGCAATTGTATTCAGCTTTTGAAAAGCAGCCACAAGAAAAAAAAGACCTGATAATCAAAGTGTCCATTGACGAATTTGTGAAAAATGGTTATGAAAAAGCCTCTACAGATGTCATAACGAGTCGGGCTGGAATTTCCAAAGGGATCCTTTTCCATTATTTTAAGAGCAAGAAAAACCTATACCTTTATTTAGTGAATTATGTGAAGGATCTTTTAACGGAAAAAACAATGGATGAGTTAAGGAAAATTCAATCTGATGATTTTTTTGAAAGGATTCAAGAAATCGTACTGGCAAAACAACGAGTAACGGCTCTATATTTCCAAGAAACTCAGTTTATCGCAGATGCCTTTACAAATCCACCTGTGGCGGTAAAGAAGGAAATGGAAGAAATAATAAAGAAACACAACGAAACTTATCAAGAAGATTTCATGCTGGAGCATGTTTATATTAAAGATCTTATCCACACGGAAAAACTAAGAGATGATATTTCGGTTGATACCGTTATCCGCATGACGATGTTTATCGTTGAACAGCTATCTAATAAATATTTTGTTCTATACAAAAATAAGCAATTTGATCTCAAAGATCATACGGAGCCTTTGATAAGAGAACTAAATGATTATCTGAAGATTGTGAAGTATGGAATTTATAAACAAGAATAAATCTCCTTGTCCCCGCGGCAAGTAGCTGCGGGATTTTTATATATTTGTAGTAGTAGAAGAAGTTGCTCGAAAACAAAAAAGAATGAATGAAACGATTACATTCTAGCAGTTTATCCTTATTTATTTTATAAATACAAGTTGCATAAGTCATTATCATTATAACTCGTTTCGCCTCATAACTAGTGACACAAGAGTGCGTCTAGGAAAGCCATCGATTATCCGCACGATATTCTTTTTTTTCTTTTGGAAAAGTAACTTGCAATATTTCATGCAATATTTTCTCCCATATAAAAAACTGCACCTGAATTGGTGCAGTTTTTTATATGATCATTGATAATAGATCGGAGCATTCGGCCCAAGGGGTAGACCTAATAACATCCAGAGGATTAAAACGATCACCCACACTATGGAAAAGGCAATGGTATAAGGGAGCATTGTCGATACTAATGTTCCAATCCCTACTCGTTTATCATACTTTTGAGCAAAAGCGATCACAATAGCGAAATATGGCATTAATGGTGAAATAATATTCGTCGTTGAATCCGCAATGCGGTATAACGTTTGCGTAAATTCAGGCGAATAGCCAAAATTCATCATGATCGGAACGAATACAGGTGCCATAATCGCCCATTTTGCAGATGCGCTTCCGATAAATAAGTTAATAAACCCAGTGACAACCATGAACGCAATCACCAAAGGAATCCCAGTTAATCCAATGTTTTCTAAAAAGTCAGCACCGGCTATGGCTAAAATTTTCCCGATATTTGTATGGTTAAAGTAAGCGACAAATTGACCAGCAGCAAAAGCTAATACAATGTACATTCCCATTGTCGCCATCGTATCTCCTAATTGATTCGCTACATCTTTATCACTTTTAACTTTCTTTGTGACTATGCCATATACAAGTCCAGGGATAAAAAAGAAAATTAATAATACTGGAACTAAATTTTTTAAAAACGGAGAGTCAATAAACTTCCCGTCTCCTCCAAGTGGTCCAAACCCTGGTATAGCTAACATCACTAAGAATACAGAAGTAATGATGATTGAAATAAATGCCGCCCATAACCCTTTCTTTTCAATTGGATTTAAGTACTCGACATCTTCTTTCAAGCCGCCTTCATATTTACCTAAACGAGGTTCAATAATTTTTTCTGTTACAAGTGTCCCAACAATCGTCAATATGAAAACCGAAACGATCATAAAATAGTAGTTCATCGCATAGTTCATTTGTTCTGCATATGCTGGATCGATAATTTTGGCTGATTCAATCGTTAGTCCTCCTAAGAGTGGGTCTAAGGACGTTAACAGAAGGTTTGCACTAAACCCTCCAGAAACACCGGCAAATGCCGCAGCTAAGCCCGCTAACGGATGACGTCCAAGACCAGCAAATAAGACAGCCCCTAAAGGAGTTAACACAACATAGCCTGCATCAGCGGCCATACTGGACATCACACCGCCAAAGACAAGTGCAGCTGTAATTAACTGTTTCGGTACAGATGTTACAAGAGCTCTTAACGCTG contains:
- a CDS encoding AcrR family transcriptional regulator (product_source=COG1309; cath_funfam=1.10.10.60,1.10.274.10; cog=COG1309; pfam=PF00440; superfamily=46689,48498), whose protein sequence is MYSAFEKQPQEKKDLIIKVSIDEFVKNGYEKASTDVITSRAGISKGILFHYFKSKKNLYLYLVNYVKDLLTEKTMDELRKIQSDDFFERIQEIVLAKQRVTALYFQETQFIADAFTNPPVAVKKEMEEIIKKHNETYQEDFMLEHVYIKDLIHTEKLRDDISVDTVIRMTMFIVEQLSNKYFVLYKNKQFDLKDHTEPLIRELNDYLKIVKYGIYKQE
- a CDS encoding methyl-accepting chemotaxis protein (product_source=COG0840; cath_funfam=1.10.287.950; cog=COG0840; smart=SM00503; superfamily=57997) — its product is MSNISNEMILQAIKELADQLKNHTKETNLRFEQIDRRFEQIDHRFEQIDQQLVQINQRFEKVEKKIEQMDKQITDVANGQKILVEELFDNKKEMKRVKNVLNMF
- a CDS encoding aminobenzoyl-glutamate transport protein (product_source=KO:K12942; cog=COG2978; ko=KO:K12942; pfam=PF03806; superfamily=81330; tigrfam=TIGR00819; transmembrane_helix_parts=Inside_1_30,TMhelix_31_53,Outside_54_136,TMhelix_137_159,Inside_160_165,TMhelix_166_188,Outside_189_213,TMhelix_214_236,Inside_237_264,TMhelix_265_287,Outside_288_301,TMhelix_302_324,Inside_325_344,TMhelix_345_367,Outside_368_381,TMhelix_382_404,Inside_405_410,TMhelix_411_428,Outside_429_437,TMhelix_438_460,Inside_461_480,TMhelix_481_503,Outside_504_510), with amino-acid sequence MTEGRKATKNAFVMRSLDWIERIGNKLPHPITLFFICAGFVVLSSAILSMLGVSVEDPTSETGKLEVFNLLSKEGIQYMFESAVSNFTDFHPLGTVLVTMLGIGLAERSGLISTALRALVTSVPKQLITAALVFGGVMSSMAADAGYVVLTPLGAVLFAGLGRHPLAGLAAAFAGVSGGFSANLLLTSLDPLLGGLTIESAKIIDPAYAEQMNYAMNYYFMIVSVFILTIVGTLVTEKIIEPRLGKYEGGLKEDVEYLNPIEKKGLWAAFISIIITSVFLVMLAIPGFGPLGGDGKFIDSPFLKNLVPVLLIFFFIPGLVYGIVTKKVKSDKDVANQLGDTMATMGMYIVLAFAAGQFVAYFNHTNIGKILAIAGADFLENIGLTGIPLVIAFMVVTGFINLFIGSASAKWAIMAPVFVPIMMNFGYSPEFTQTLYRIADSTTNIISPLMPYFAIVIAFAQKYDKRVGIGTLVSTMLPYTIAFSIVWVIVLILWMLLGLPLGPNAPIYYQ
- a CDS encoding ABC-2 type transport system permease protein (product_source=KO:K01992; cog=COG1277; ko=KO:K01992; pfam=PF12679; superfamily=103473; transmembrane_helix_parts=Inside_1_12,TMhelix_13_35,Outside_36_67,TMhelix_68_90,Inside_91_121,TMhelix_122_144,Outside_145_158,TMhelix_159_181,Inside_182_187,TMhelix_188_210,Outside_211_238,TMhelix_239_258,Inside_259_265), producing MIFKREFKRNLKSLIIWSIVLTGLILLTLSIFPQFAEQQKSMEKLLEVYPDSIKKAFGMNQLNMGDLLGFYGVEIYIMTTLLGSIYAAILASNILAKEENEKTIEFLLSKPITRSQIVTEKLLAVFVNVLILNGVSTIASLIGFQFEKDPDVPTEPFSLLIVATILLHLTFAAISFMLSSILRKTRSILPISLGIVLAAYFMNVLAGISEDLEFLKYFSPFKYVDAAQIIQDNELKSLYIFIMASVILISIITSYIVYRKKDLAV
- a CDS encoding ABC-2 type transport system ATP-binding protein (product_source=KO:K01990; cath_funfam=3.40.50.300; cog=COG1131; ko=KO:K01990; pfam=PF00005; smart=SM00382; superfamily=52540); translation: MKIVDLKNLTKSYKKNRGIVNLTFSIEEGEIFGFIGPNGAGKSTTIRTLLNFIYPTSGSATIFGKDIVKHSKEIRQHVGYLPSEIHYYDDMKVIDLLKYSAHFYKKFDAKRMNDLAERLNLDLNRKIEDLSFGNRKKVGIVQALLHEPKLLILDEPTSGLDPLMQNIFFELLTEERENGTTIIFSSHILSEVQKMCDRVAIIKEGELVKVETIENLTKNNLKNITITFEQSDRIDFYLEGIVKKEINGNEMTLLYSGKMKDLLNQINTLPVQDLLIEEPTLEEIFIHYYEK